A window from Solanum stenotomum isolate F172 chromosome 7, ASM1918654v1, whole genome shotgun sequence encodes these proteins:
- the LOC125871511 gene encoding actin-depolymerizing factor: protein MSFKFRGPNASSGMGVADHGKNAFLELKRKKVHRYVIFKIDEMKKEVVAEKTGSPAESFDDFTASLPENDCRYAVYDFDFVTSENCQKSKIFFVHWSPATSRIRAKMLYATSKDAFKRELDGFHYEIQATDPTEVDLEVLKDRAH, encoded by the exons ATGTCTTTCAAATTCAGAGGG CCAAATGCTTCTTCTGGAATGGGTGTGGCTGATCACGGCAAAAATGCATTCTTGGAGTTGAAGAGGAAGAAGGTTCATAGATATGTGATTTTCAAGATCGATGAAATGAAAAAGGAGGTTGTTGCTGAGAAAACTGGAAGCCCTGCAGAAAGCTTTGATGACTTTACTGCTTCTTTGCCAGAAAATGATTGCCGATATGCGGTGTATGACTTTGATTTTGTGACTTCTGAGAATTGCCAAAAGAGCAAGATATTCTTTGTTCATTG GTCTCCTGCAACATCTCGTATCCGTGCGAAGATGCTTTACGCCACCTCTAAAGACGCATTTAAAAGAGAGCTCGATGGTTTTCATTATGAGATTCAGGCTACTGATCCAACAGAAGTTGATCTTGAAGTGCTGAAAGACCGTGCTCACTGA